A window of Gammaproteobacteria bacterium genomic DNA:
TTCCGTATCCTTCCCAAAGCTGGTTTAGGGAATTCCAGCTTTCTGGCCAGTGCACAGCGGCGACGGCTACACCTGTGATCACCAAAATTGAAAGCGCGGCAAAACGGGTGAAAAGACCAAGCAGTAGCAATATTGAGAATGCAACCTCACCATATCCCGCGACCAGCCAATTTAAGTCCGGACTGAATTGATTAAACGGGAAGGGAAACTTGTCATTGATTCCGCTAAACCAGTTTTCGCCACGCAGTTTGCCCATGCCTGGAAAAAAGAATTCATAAAATAATATGGCACGTAATAATATTGGCCATAACCAGTCTGTTGAACTGCGCAGGCGGTCGGTCAGGCTATCGTACAACTTATAAAAAGATTGCATGCTTATCTCCACAGGGTTTGTACTTATTCAATTAATACGAACTGCGTAATGGCATGATTATTACGCCTTGCTTGTTTAGTCCCGAAACGTGCCGAGAACTATATTTTTCTCTCGAAAATTTTGTAATATCGCCAATCCTCCGGAGACCACCTGTAAGGGATCCGGGTGATTTAATTCCTGAGCGATCTGTTGCATGACCTGTTCACCTCTAAGCTCGGGTTGTTGTTCCAATAATTCGATCAAGCGGGCGGAGACGGCATTCAATTGCATGAATTCCACTTTGTCATTCAGATCACGATATACCAATAAAAATGTCGGTTGTTCTGGTGCTGAATCGGGTGTGTGTTCCGGACGGATCATATGTACTGGATAAACGTAGGCCAAAGAAACCATGGCTGGATTCAAGTAGGGTGACTGCAGCAATAAATCACCGTCAGGATCAATCTTATCCAGTTCCGGTTCCACGTCCATGACCGAAACTGCCAATTCAACCCACTCGTAATGCGCCAGCTCAAGCATGAATGGCGGGTCG
This region includes:
- a CDS encoding DoxX family protein, with the protein product MQSFYKLYDSLTDRLRSSTDWLWPILLRAILFYEFFFPGMGKLRGENWFSGINDKFPFPFNQFSPDLNWLVAGYGEVAFSILLLLGLFTRFAALSILVITGVAVAAVHWPESWNSLNQLWEGYGIKSSEAGNFKLPLLYALMLLPLIFHGGGKLSLDQLLLKLTGRATDYQPKADLNADAVMLAVLGIGLVWVMPKTGLALLITALALAVLKKFHAK
- a CDS encoding DUF2063 domain-containing protein; protein product: DPPFMLELAHYEWVELAVSVMDVEPELDKIDPDGDLLLQSPYLNPAMVSLAYVYPVHMIRPEHTPDSAPEQPTFLLVYRDLNDKVEFMQLNAVSARLIELLEQQPELRGEQVMQQIAQELNHPDPLQVVSGGLAILQNFREKNIVLGTFRD